From a single Deltaproteobacteria bacterium genomic region:
- a CDS encoding alpha/beta fold hydrolase, which yields MGDADPFDLPGGPRGALCVHGFTGTPFEVRPLAEALHRRGLTVSAPRLPGHGTSPADLDRTTWLDWARAVDRALDGLLARCERVAIAGMSLGGALALHTARHRPDDVAAVAALAAPVWLPRAARLALRALALPPLARRVRALPKRGGSDVRDPAMRAHNPSYPVIPVRALGELDRFVQVVRRELPFVRAPTLVVHSRRDHTVPPACADEIERAIGARVVRRRTLCDSFHVITIDVERDLVADEVGRFFDTHLSDTHWGGAA from the coding sequence GTGGGCGACGCCGACCCATTCGACCTGCCCGGCGGCCCACGCGGGGCGCTGTGCGTTCACGGGTTCACCGGCACGCCGTTCGAGGTGCGACCGCTGGCCGAGGCACTCCACCGCCGCGGGCTCACCGTGTCGGCCCCGCGGCTGCCGGGCCACGGCACGTCCCCCGCCGACCTCGACCGGACGACGTGGCTCGACTGGGCCCGGGCGGTCGACCGCGCGCTGGACGGCCTGCTGGCGCGGTGCGAGCGCGTCGCGATCGCGGGGATGTCGCTCGGCGGCGCGCTGGCGCTGCACACCGCGCGCCACCGGCCCGACGACGTCGCGGCGGTCGCGGCCCTCGCGGCGCCGGTGTGGCTGCCGCGCGCCGCGCGGCTCGCGCTGCGCGCGCTGGCGCTGCCGCCGCTGGCACGCCGCGTCCGCGCGCTGCCCAAGCGGGGCGGCTCGGACGTGCGCGACCCGGCCATGCGCGCGCACAACCCGTCGTACCCGGTCATCCCGGTGCGGGCCCTTGGCGAACTCGACCGCTTCGTCCAGGTCGTGCGGCGCGAGCTGCCGTTCGTCCGCGCCCCGACCCTGGTCGTCCACTCCCGCCGCGATCACACCGTTCCGCCCGCGTGCGCCGACGAGATCGAGCGCGCGATCGGCGCGCGGGTGGTCCGCCGGCGCACCCTGTGCGATAGCTTCCACGTCATCACGATCGACGTCGAACGCGACCTCGTGGCCGACGAGGTCGGCCGGTTCTTCGACACCCATCTGTCCGACACCCACTGGGGAGGCGCCGCATGA
- a CDS encoding VWA domain-containing protein, with the protein MTRRLPALLFAAALVAAGSACINREVSEVKPNQNGEQYKDIPVELNRDIDILFVVDNSGSMAEEQNSLEQNFNRFINVLANIEGGLPNVHIGVVSTDVGAGPFNISGCSGEGDNGVLQNVPRKAGCSPPSGQFIVDIANPDGTRQTNYTGDLAETFGCIAKLGTDGCGFEQPLESALRALDGRNAQNQGFLRKDAFLAIIIISDEDDCSTEDENMFDTAQNSIDDPLGPLSSFRCFEFGVKCNPDNPRQPGTKAECAPREDSRYMYPVQHYIDFFKGLKDDPQQVIVAGIIGNPEPVVVAPDMNGNPELQPSCQSGSGEAAPAVRIKTFLDAFPQRNTVTTICNEDLSDALTVIAELLKAVIGTPCLEGNIKTDPIECQVSDVRFPGTDRQEETPMAKCDNEADPASSSVLPCWVIEEDPMQCADTETRLAVKVFPENRSVPTGTHTIVRCVVE; encoded by the coding sequence ATGACTCGTCGTCTACCCGCACTGCTGTTCGCCGCCGCGCTCGTCGCCGCCGGGTCGGCGTGCATCAACCGAGAAGTGTCCGAGGTCAAGCCGAACCAGAACGGCGAGCAATACAAGGACATCCCGGTCGAACTCAACCGCGACATCGACATCCTGTTCGTGGTCGACAACTCGGGCTCGATGGCCGAGGAGCAGAACTCCCTCGAGCAGAACTTCAACCGGTTCATCAACGTCCTCGCCAACATCGAAGGCGGGTTGCCCAACGTCCACATCGGCGTCGTGTCCACCGACGTCGGCGCGGGCCCGTTCAACATCTCGGGCTGCTCCGGCGAAGGCGACAACGGCGTGTTGCAGAACGTCCCGCGCAAGGCGGGCTGCTCGCCGCCGTCGGGCCAGTTCATCGTCGACATCGCCAACCCCGACGGCACGCGGCAGACGAACTACACGGGCGACCTCGCGGAGACGTTCGGCTGCATCGCGAAGCTCGGAACCGACGGCTGCGGCTTCGAGCAGCCGCTGGAGTCGGCGCTCCGCGCGCTCGACGGCCGCAACGCGCAAAACCAGGGCTTTTTGCGCAAGGATGCGTTCCTCGCGATCATCATCATCTCGGACGAGGACGACTGCTCGACCGAAGACGAGAACATGTTCGACACCGCGCAAAACTCGATCGACGACCCGCTCGGCCCGCTGTCGTCGTTCCGTTGCTTCGAGTTCGGCGTCAAGTGCAACCCGGACAACCCGCGCCAGCCCGGCACGAAGGCCGAGTGCGCGCCGCGCGAGGACTCGCGCTACATGTATCCGGTGCAGCACTACATCGACTTCTTCAAGGGGCTCAAGGACGACCCGCAGCAAGTCATCGTGGCCGGCATCATCGGCAACCCCGAGCCGGTCGTCGTCGCGCCGGACATGAACGGAAATCCGGAGCTGCAGCCGAGCTGCCAGAGCGGCTCCGGCGAGGCCGCGCCGGCCGTTCGCATCAAGACCTTCCTCGATGCGTTCCCGCAGCGCAACACCGTCACGACGATCTGCAACGAGGACCTGTCGGACGCGCTCACCGTCATCGCCGAGCTGCTCAAAGCGGTGATCGGAACGCCGTGCCTCGAGGGCAACATCAAGACGGATCCGATCGAGTGTCAGGTGTCCGACGTGCGCTTCCCCGGCACCGACCGCCAGGAGGAAACGCCGATGGCCAAGTGCGACAACGAGGCCGACCCGGCGAGTTCGTCGGTGCTACCCTGCTGGGTGATCGAGGAGGATCCCATGCAGTGCGCCGACACCGAGACCCGGCTCGCCGTGAAGGTCTTCCCCGAAAACCGCTCGGTGCCGACCGGGACCCACACGATCGTGCGCTGCGTCGTCGAGTAA
- a CDS encoding diguanylate cyclase: protein MSEWKTRITKVQIVKPKAADGEACLVLIYPPGPTMGKRFPLDADEIIVGRGGDCDIQIDRDSVSRRHARLYRTGRGWEVEDLGSTNGSYINDVPIDRSPLRDRDFLKVGAAIFKFLSGDSIESSYHEEIYRLTIIDALTGAHNKRYFLEFLDREIARCTRYGRPLSLLMFDIDHFKAINDQHGHLTGDFVLRELARRLLRRIRKEELLARYGGEEFAAVLPETGHAGAMEFAEQIRRIVADEEFEYEHDRFPVTISVGVATIEGTQPIDASAFVKMADDNLYRAKRAGRNCVVG from the coding sequence ATGTCCGAGTGGAAGACTCGCATCACGAAGGTCCAGATCGTCAAGCCGAAGGCGGCCGACGGCGAAGCGTGCCTCGTGCTCATTTATCCGCCCGGGCCGACGATGGGCAAGCGGTTCCCGCTCGACGCGGACGAGATCATCGTCGGGCGCGGCGGCGACTGCGATATCCAGATCGACCGCGACTCCGTGTCTCGCCGGCACGCGCGGCTGTACCGCACCGGCCGCGGTTGGGAAGTCGAGGACCTGGGGTCCACGAACGGCTCGTACATCAACGACGTGCCGATCGACCGGTCGCCGCTGCGCGACCGCGACTTCCTCAAGGTGGGCGCCGCAATTTTCAAGTTTCTCAGCGGCGACAGCATCGAGTCGTCGTACCACGAGGAGATCTACCGCCTGACGATCATCGATGCGCTCACCGGCGCCCACAACAAGCGCTACTTTCTCGAGTTCCTCGACCGCGAGATCGCGCGGTGTACGCGATACGGCCGGCCGCTGTCGCTGCTGATGTTCGACATCGACCACTTCAAGGCGATCAACGACCAGCACGGCCACCTCACCGGCGATTTCGTGTTGCGGGAGCTGGCCCGGCGGCTGCTGCGCCGCATCCGCAAGGAGGAACTGCTGGCTCGCTACGGCGGTGAGGAGTTCGCAGCGGTGCTGCCCGAGACCGGGCACGCCGGAGCGATGGAGTTCGCCGAGCAGATCCGCCGGATCGTCGCGGACGAGGAGTTCGAGTACGAGCACGACCGCTTCCCGGTGACGATCTCGGTCGGGGTCGCGACGATCGAGGGCACGCAGCCGATCGATGCGTCCGCATTCGTCAAAATGGCCGACGACAACCTGTACCGGGCCAAGCGCGCGGGCCGCAACTGCGTGGTCGGCTGA
- the glpK gene encoding glycerol kinase produces the protein MKHVISIDQGTTGTTVLILDETLRVVARGYREFRQIYPQPGWVEHDPNDIWESVTGALADALGQASLSRDAIAAIGITNQRETTLLWDRATGEPVRTAIVWQDRRTADLCADLKAAGHEQRVRATTGLVLDPYFSGTKLKWMLDQDADLRARAARGDLAFGTVDSYLVYRLTGGAHVTDVSNASRTLLFGLESLAWDDDMLALFDVPRAVLPEVRGSAEVYGHTRGVPGVPDGVPVSGMAGDQQAALFGQACVSPGDAKCTYGTGAFILMNTGGQPVASRHGLLTTVAWKVADEVAYALEGSAFIAGAAVQWLRDGLGLIERAADIEALAASVPDSGGVVVVPAFAGLGAPHWRPDARGLITGLTRGTTAAHIARATLEGIALQNYDILQAMQQDSGRTLTSLKVDGGAAANDLLMQFQADVLGVRIARPEILETTALGAAFLAGIGAGVWRDAAQVAGVWRQQRAFEPTPDRAAIDAHLARWNAAVAKA, from the coding sequence ATGAAACACGTCATCTCGATCGACCAGGGAACGACGGGCACGACCGTGCTGATCCTCGACGAGACGCTGCGCGTCGTGGCGCGCGGCTACCGCGAGTTCCGCCAGATCTATCCGCAGCCGGGATGGGTCGAGCACGATCCGAACGACATCTGGGAGTCGGTCACCGGCGCGCTGGCCGACGCGCTCGGACAGGCGTCGCTTTCCCGCGATGCGATCGCGGCGATCGGGATCACCAATCAGCGCGAGACGACGCTGCTCTGGGATCGCGCGACCGGCGAACCGGTGCGCACGGCGATCGTGTGGCAGGACCGCCGCACCGCCGACCTGTGCGCCGACCTCAAGGCCGCCGGCCACGAGCAGCGCGTGCGCGCGACGACCGGGCTCGTGCTCGACCCGTACTTCAGCGGCACGAAGCTCAAGTGGATGCTCGACCAGGATGCCGACCTGCGCGCGCGCGCCGCCCGCGGCGACCTCGCGTTCGGCACGGTCGACTCGTATCTGGTGTACCGGCTCACGGGCGGCGCGCACGTCACCGACGTGAGCAACGCGTCGCGCACGCTGCTTTTCGGCCTCGAGTCGCTGGCGTGGGACGACGACATGCTGGCGCTGTTCGACGTGCCGCGCGCGGTCCTTCCCGAGGTGCGCGGCTCGGCCGAGGTATATGGCCACACGCGCGGCGTCCCCGGCGTGCCCGACGGCGTACCCGTATCGGGGATGGCCGGCGACCAGCAGGCGGCGCTGTTCGGCCAGGCGTGCGTTTCGCCCGGCGACGCCAAGTGTACCTACGGCACCGGCGCGTTCATCTTGATGAACACGGGCGGGCAACCGGTGGCGTCCCGCCACGGACTGCTGACCACCGTCGCGTGGAAGGTGGCCGACGAGGTCGCGTACGCGCTCGAGGGCTCGGCGTTCATCGCCGGCGCGGCCGTCCAGTGGCTGCGCGACGGGCTCGGGCTGATCGAACGGGCGGCCGACATCGAGGCGCTCGCCGCGTCGGTCCCGGACTCGGGCGGCGTCGTGGTCGTGCCCGCGTTCGCGGGCCTCGGCGCGCCGCACTGGCGACCGGACGCGCGCGGCCTGATTACCGGCCTCACCCGAGGGACGACCGCGGCGCACATCGCGCGCGCGACGCTCGAAGGCATCGCGCTGCAAAACTACGACATCCTGCAGGCGATGCAGCAGGACTCGGGACGCACGCTCACGTCGCTCAAGGTCGACGGCGGCGCAGCGGCCAACGACCTGCTCATGCAGTTTCAGGCCGACGTGCTCGGCGTGCGCATCGCGCGACCGGAGATCCTCGAGACGACCGCGCTGGGCGCCGCGTTCCTCGCCGGCATCGGCGCCGGCGTGTGGCGCGACGCGGCGCAGGTGGCCGGCGTCTGGCGACAGCAGCGCGCGTTCGAGCCGACGCCGGACCGCGCCGCGATCGACGCGCACCTCGCGCGGTGGAACGCGGCCGTGGCCAAGGCGTAG